Within the Osmerus mordax isolate fOsmMor3 chromosome 6, fOsmMor3.pri, whole genome shotgun sequence genome, the region GCCGTGAAACCAATACTAAAAACGCCATTACCCAGAAATCCTTGCAATGTGACGCTGCTGTGCGTCAGGTCCTCAGTCCCCCACCAACAGTGTTCCAAGTGAAGAAGAAAGGGGGAGACGTACGAGGTAGCCTAAACGATACGCGACCAATGCGGTGTATTTTATAACGATTTTTTGatagtatatatataaagtCTGTGCCTGCTTGGCTCTATATCGCGCCTACCTTCCCCCCCTGCCCCGGCTTTAGCGCACACAAGTATGAGTGGCAGCGGGCGGCCCAGGACCAGCTCATTTGCTGAGCCTCCGGGGGCTCCCGGAGCCGCTGCAGCAATTGCCGGATCGGCTGTTGCTGGTGGGAGCTCCGCAGGAAAACCCGGGGCTTCACAGGCCAGTGGGAGCAGCTCGACGGGCTTCGGAAATTTAAAACTAACCAGTGAGTTTATCCATCTTATCATAACAGTCACTTTTTGGACCGTCTAGACGTTACACTTTAAAATGTTACAAACGTCATTAGAAAAATGTATGCCGAGCTAGCCAGGTAGCTAACAAGTGTTAGCTAGTCAACAACTAGGCTCTCGTTTTTGAAGCAAACCAGGGTAGCAGGTTTTTAAAACTAGACAGTGGAGTCAAGGGCTTACGTTGGTTATAGTGTCTCGTTACGTGTAAGAACTAGCTTATCACTCAGTAAAGCATGTAGGGCATTTTTTTCTACTGCGGAAAATTGGCTGTCGATTGAGCCAAATGAAATGGTGTAGCTAACTAGAGAACGTTAAACACGCTACTGTGCTAGCTGGTCGGTAGCTAACCATCAACTAGCTAAAGTCGTTTTTTTCTGCTTGCTACCAAGTTAATGTGCAGCGAAAAAACGTTAGTTAGTTGGTCAAATACAGTAACATCTTCCATATCAAATGTTACCAATGGTTAGTTGTCTAATGTGTAAAGTAACTATCAGTCGCGCTGCCAACTATTGGTCCACCGAGAACGTTGTGAACGTCGCCTTCAAATTTAGTCTGTAGCTGTTAGCTCTATCTGCTAGCTAGCAATCTGTCTTGACTGCCATTATAAACTGCTAACACGTTAGCCAGCAGCGTAGGCAATGCTAGTCAAACTGGGTCAACATTATAGTTCTATTCGGataactaacgttagctaactaaTTAGATATCCTGGAGGTTACTATGTGCAGATTATAAAAAAGGCAGCACTCGCGGATTTTTCACTGTTTGTTAGCTGTCTCGTGAACGAGACCTATTTGCCAGGCTATTTAACAGATGACTCACGCATCCGACTCCTCAACCCTTAGTAGGACAATTTAGTAATGTTTATTAACAAAACACGTTAGTCAGCTATATCAGGCAAGTGGCATGTAAGGTGGTCACGACTGACTTTACAAAACATGGGTATTTTCCTAACAAATACAACCACTGACAATCCAGATAACCAGTGCTCTGATTATATACTGATCAAGTACATCAAGTCATGTCTTGGAGATGTGATGCATGTAGCTGATACATGTATAAATGGACTAAACAGGCCTACAATTATTCCTCATTGTTCTAGTTTCTTGTCCACTAGTTTCAATGTGTTAAGGATTCTTCAAAAGGTTCAATTGGTACACCAACATTAATTTACAGTATGCTGACTGCTAGCTTGGTTAAGCAGAGCCTGCAGTTGGAAGACTTTCTGTGTGTAGGCAAAGAGGAGGTGTTGACAAGGTCACCCTTttaggtggggtggggtgggggtgggggcttaaGATGGAACATTGCAGCACAATTTCCATGTCTAACATGGTAGGATGGTATGcagacaaataaaaagcatgggCACTAGGTGACCCAGATGCCATGGAAAATGGCTTTGCATGGTAATCACAGTGTGATTCTGAACCAAGGTGAGAACCATAAACATCACGCACCGTTACCTAGCCTGTCATCCGTATGCTACTCTGAAGGGTAGGCGACCCGGCAGGGGCGGGTCATCGCGGTTCATACTGCGATGTGAAGAGTTCAGCCGGAGAGGAAGACTCACTGGGTTGGTGTTGCAAGTGCAAAGAGGTTTGAGCAGAGAGAAATACATGCACTTGAATGAAACACTAGAACAAAAAGTGAGTTACAGATGAGTGGCAAGCCAGTCTGCAGTGTGTCTAGTCAGTCCGGGCGGCCGAACAGCGGGTCTGTGTTGCGCTGGGCCTCAGATGTGTTCGTTTGCGCATTTTCTTTGTCTCGACCCGTGTTCCCACCAGGGTGTGCCCCTGATAAAAGCCTTGTTCCTCAAAGAGGTGTCCAGAGGTAACAGAAACCCAAACAAAGGCGTCGCTACTACTGTTAGGTGACCGTATTGACGAGTAAAGCGCATAGCAGATCAGAAGCTGTAAATGTGTTGCGACGTAAAGAGTGGATCAGGGGCAGTAACAGGCTGCAGGGTAACTTTCTGACACATGTAGCACTCGGCCCGGTTCCCTTCATACCGTATTGCCTTCAGCGCAAAGATGATTTGGTTATGTGGTTATTGGTGTCTGATGGCGTAtagagcagtgtgtttgtgggttttaAGAACTGGACTTGCTAATGGTTGTTTTCATTGGTTCTAATACAGACGGCACATCCCCTACCAATACACTCTAGATGTTTTGGCAATGATTATGTGTTAGTGTAGAGAAATACAATACATGGTTGTAATACCTGACCACCCAAGTACTAATATTTTAGGGGATAATAAGTGTAGACATGAGTGTATAGTTAATTTGTTCTAAAGAGTCTTCTGGAAATCATTTGCTCGTCCtcgcctgtctccctgctcctcatcaCCCATGCGTTGACTACCTCAGGAACCAAAGCTTGTTACTGGCAGCTGGTCGAACGGCTCATTGTCGCTGGATGTTTATCTGCTCCATATTAAATGCTCTCCCCTTAGACGGCACTTGTTGTTTGAAAGGAGgcccagtgtttgtgtgagcctgGTAGAGGTTCAGGAGACCACAGATCACAGGTGTAGAGGTTCAGGAGACCACAGATCACAGGTGTAGAGGTTCAGGAGACCACAGATCACAGGTGTAGAGGTTCAGGAGACCACAGATCACAGGTGTAGAGGTTCAGGAGACCACAGGTGTAGAGGTTCAGGACACCACAGATCACAGGTGCTGCTCTGTAGGCTACGATGCTTCTGAAGCAAAGCGGCTTCAGATGGGATTTGATCTTAAGCACGTGTGTCCCAAAGCATGTCCATAATGTTCAGCCTGCCTCTTGCATTCAGGCATCAATGTCTTTTattttttggggaaatgtaaCCATTCCCCCTTATATAGTTTGTTGATGTATGTATTTCATGTAGACCTGAGTAGTGTCAAAATATAATATCAAGTAATGTAAATCTATAAAATACACCAGCCAAATATGAATGACTATTTTCTTTGCAAGGAAATTtgaagagttttttttttaataggaAAGCTGTCCAAATGTGACTAGGCTAGAGTCAGTAACCTCCAGTCAGAGATGTAGACACGTCATAAGTGAGCCGCAGAGTCTGCAGGAGAGTGGGGGGTGCCTGGACGTATCCGAGAGAGGACGGTCGTGTCGAGACAGGCGAAGTGATGGTTCGACTGCAGGAATCAGGGTACTGGGCGTGCTGCTGTCCACACAATGTTATCACAGGCTCTGACAAGTCACTTGGCAACAGGACTCTCCTTTGCGCCATTCCCTCCCTCTAAAATCTCAGGGCTTGTGGTGCTGGTGTGTCCCtcggtttacacacacacacacacacacacaccaacacatccaTTTTCAGCTAGCCAACGCCCTATGTGTCGAACTATGATTTGACACTAACCAGAGCTGTCACCGCCTGGAAGAATCCCTGGAGATCTGGCTAGGTTTGTGTCCACGAGACAGCCAGCGGCCCTGTTTCTATCCCACCCTATAAAAAACCCACCTCTCCCTTATCCTCCCCCTCTTGATGGTAACAACTCAATTTAAGATCACTACGCTACCTTTTCTCCTTAGTGGCAGAGCCCTTCCTAATCATCCAACCAATCGCGTGAGATCAGCAGTAACGACCTCCTTCCTTCTCGTTTGAAAGGTGTGAGGGTTGAAAGGGGAGAGGTGCAGGCAGGGTTGTGATGGGGATGCGTAGGGGCAGACGAGCAGGCCTCCAGGCCAGCAGACCGGAGCCCCCTCCAGGGACacggggggcagggaggagcaggagctcGTTATCAGCCAGTGGGAGGCTGCGTCTGTGGGGGAACGGCCACGAGGTCCCGGGTGTTCAGAGAAGAAGAGCTGCCTTGTTTTCTagagtctctcccctcctcctcggggGGGTTGTGGGGATGATGATGCAGGAGGTTATGACGACGTTTCCCGCATGAAATCCAGACACTTCACGTGTTCGTTTCTGGGGcatcctagagagagagagacactgtttGCCCCACGAAAATGAGCTCTGTCTCTGGTCTATCACCAGAAGTTTGTGGAGTTTTTGTTACCTGTTCaaacgtgtctgtctgtcacctagGAGACAGCGGCAAGGTCACGACAGTGGTGGCCACGCCTGGCCAGGGGCCGGACCGTCCACAGGAAGTGTCCTACACGGACATCAAGGTGATCGGGAACGGTTCCTTCGGCGTGGTGTATCAGGCTCGTCTCATCGACAGCCAGGAGATGGTGGCCATTAAGAAGGTCCTGCAAGACAAGCGGTTCAAGGTAAACGCTCCACACACCATGCAAACACTGGACTgtgtcctgtcttcctctcctccctttctctcctttctttcttcctcctttctcctttccttcttcctcctttctcctttcttcctcctttcctcctttctcctttccttcttcctcctttctcctttccttcttcctcctttctcctttccttcttcctcccttaTCTCCTTCCTCCTTACTGCAGAAACCACCAGAGGTAATGTAGAGATGCGTGCCGTGTGTGGTTCAGGTGGCGTTTCTTTGAGACATCTGCttgcttcctccctctcctaaccgtcacctctctttcaccttctGTAGAACCGAGAACTACAGATCATGAGGAAGTTGGACCACTGCAATATCGTGAGGCTACGCTACTTCTTCTATTCCAGCGGAGAAAAGGTTTGCGTCCTCTTACTAGTTAAACAAATAACCCAGAAACGGGTTTTCTGAAAGACCCCCACCGCACCTACTCgactcctctctgccctgagGTCATTTGCTTGTATATGCATGTTTCTCACGTTAACTTAAGGTTAAATGACTTCAGTCAGAAGGTTGCTGATTGGGTGTTTTGGTTTGACCAACTTGTCTCCTTGCCTCCTcacatccacccccccacccccccacccccccgcccccctccagaAAGACGAAGTGTACCTCAACCTGGTTCTGGACTTTGTCCCAGAGACGGTGTACAGGGTGGCCCGGcacttcaacaaggccaagaccACGATCCCCATCATCTACGTCAAGGTGAACACTCCAACTTTCCCCATAAGAGCCCCGCCCCAGTCTTCTAACCTTCTACACTCAGACTTCTTATCCTTCTGAGAGACGCACTCCCTCACCacacttccccctctctcaatTATCGAAAATCCTTTTTCAGTCTTTCCCTCCTTCAGTGTATCCTGcctctccagtgtgtgtctgtgttgctaccaaactctctctctctctctgtctctctgtctctctgtctctctgtctctctctgtctctctctctgtctctctgtctgtctctctctctctctctctgtccgtctctctctctctctctttctctcttggtcTTTTACaccctctcttacacacacatccttttgtCTCTCTACCCCTGCAGTTCCCAATGCTGCCAAAGCCTCTTCCTACCTAGTTCTACTTAAGTGATTAGGGAGCCCAGCCTGCTTGCTCTAGCTGGTCTGCTCTGCATGGCTGGGAGGCAAACGCCTCAGCCTTATCCACTCTGCTCTGCTACCGTCTCCTGTCGGTTtggctctgttcctctctctctctcgccctctctgtctctctctcgccctctctctctgtctctctctcgccctctctctctgtctctctctcgccctctctctctgtctctctctctcgctctgtctctctctcgccctctctctctgtctctctctctctctctcgccttctctctctctctcgccctctctgtctctctcgccctctctctctgtctctctctctctctcgccctctctctctgtctctttctcgccctctctctctgttcctctctctctcgccctctctctgtctctctctcgccctctctctctgtctctctctctgtctctctctgtgtctctgtctctgtctctctctctctggttttccCCTCTGtttgagggagcaggagagggacctCTGCCGTGAAACATTTCCTAATCTTTTACCGCTTAGTCATTTTACTGTCTGAAACAGTCGAAAGTGCAGTTAAGGTGACATGGGACATCCAGCTTTATTCATTGAGTCTTTAGGTTTTGGAAGGGCCTATTGGTTTCACGTTTGGTTAAGTTGTGTGATTGGTTTAAATgcagaaacctttttttttaatatattttttaaaatatattttataaatatAGGATTATATTATGTCttcatattattatatatatacactattCTTTTTAAAAACCTTTTAAGAGAGATGGTGTTTGTTTGCAGAATGCCTGGTTGACTGTCTAATAGACCACTGGTGTTGTATctttattagtgtgtgtgtgtgcgcgcactctTTCCCCACATCAGCAGAGAGGACATTAGCTGTGTCTCATGGCTCATTTCCCCggcccacccctctcctctcttcccgcgTTGTGAAGACGCATACTGATCACACATGCTCTGCCCAGCACCGCCTCATCCAtctgtcatccctctcctcctcctctcatccctctatcatccctgtcctcctcctcttctcatccctctcctcctctcatccctccatcatccctctcctcctctcatccctcggtcatccctctcctcctcctctcatccctcggtcatccctctcctcctcctctcatccctcctcctcctctcatccctcggtcatccctctcttcctccactcatCCCTGTAATAGCCCTCTCccacttctccttcctctctgcacCTCTCCCAGGCCTCTTCCCACTAGCTTTGCTtcgcgctccccccccccccccccccccctccctccctccctccctccctccctccctccctccctccctccctccctccctccctccctccctccctccctccctcctcctgctgtccCCTCATGTTTCTGTCTGTTCGCTCTCCATCCAACTCATCTTCAGCCTGAGATACTTCCTTTTCAAACAGCCTCCAAATTGTGTCCTTCTTCCTACAATTTTGGGTTGTGTATTCAGCAACAGTACATTGCTGTGCTATATtaaacccctccctctccctcccccccccccccctctctctctctgtgcccccccAGGTGTACATGTACCAGCTGTTCCGCAGCCTGGCCTATATCCATTCCCAGGGCGTGTGTCACAGAGACATCAAGCCTCAGAACCTGCTGGTGGACCCCGAGACGGCCATCCTCAAACTCTGTGACTTTGGCAGGTTAGATCCCGgtctctggctccgcctctctctccgctgtctgcctgtgtcgttctctctgttgttgtttacttttcacatttagtcatttagcaaatgctcttatccagagatacttacagtaagtacagggacattccctcgaggcaagtagggtgaagtgccttgcccaaggacacaatgtcatttcgcacggctgggaatctaacaggcaaccttctgattaattgcccggttccctaaccgctcagccatctgaccccctgtttCTCTGCGTCTGTGTGTCACTATGTATGGTGTTTCTCCAGTCTGTTGactgtctctttccccccccctctctcttccttctggtCGTCAGTGCAAAGCAGCTTGTTCGCGGGGAGCCGAACGTGTCCTACATCTGCTCGCGGTACTACCGCGCCCCGGAGCTCATCTTCGGAGCCACCGACTACACGTCCAACATCGACATCTGGTCAGCGGGCTGCGTGCTGGCGGAGCTGCTGCTGGGACAGCCCATCTTCCCCGGAGACAGCGGCGTGGACCAGCTAGTGGAGATCATCAAGGTGAGGGGGACGGACGGGTGGATGAGTGGAGATGGAAGGATGGCCCTGTGTGGGTcaggttgccacggcgatggcgaGCACACTCTGAAACCAACCAGCCCGTGTGCTTTCCCCTCCAGGTTCTGGGAACTCCCACGAGAGAGCAGATCCGAGAGATGAACCCCAACTACACAGAGTTTAAATTCCCACAGATCAAAGCACACCCCTGGACAAAGGTACGttccctaccccaccccccccacaccccagggGGCAGACAGACCCCGGCCGCAGTTTGACTGGATGGTCTGGTGGGAGGAGGTTTCAGAAGAGGGTGTTTGTTCGTCGGAGACGCTCGGGTAGCGCCCGTCGTCGTTTTCTAACCTCAGTTCACCGCCAACGGAACCtgaacacagcctctctcctctgtcccaggTGTTTAAGCCCCGCACGCCCGCAGAGGCCATCTCCCTGTGCTCTCGCCTGCTGGAGTACACGCCCGTGACGAGGCTGTCCCCGCTGGAGGCCTGCGCCCACGCCTTCTTCGACGAACTGCGCCAGCCCAGCGCCCGCCTGCCCAGCGGAAGAGACCTGCCCCTGCTCTTCAACTTCAGCCCTGTTGGTGagactcacccccctctctctctcactgtcattgtttcactctctcacacactctttctcttgctctgtttttcctgctctacctctctatttctctctgtctgtctgtctctctacctgtctgtctctctctctacctgtctgtctctctctctacctgtctgtctctttctacctgtctgtctctctctctacctgtctgtctctttctacctgtctgtctctctctctacctgtctgtctctctctctctacctgtctgtctctctctctccagtcataTGTTGTCTGGTGTTAGGTTCTATTTCCTTGGTGGGTCTAATCGTGGGGTTTTGTTTGTCTCTCCAGAGCTGTCTATCCAGCCCCAGCTGAACTCCACTCTCATTCCCCCTCACGCTCGCGCTCAGACATCACCTGCCTCACATGGTATGCAGTttgcccctacacacacacacacacaccacctatcaCAAGCTGTTCTTCACGTATGATAACCGCAGTAGTACCACAACGGTATACACGGAAGCGTAAGGCTATAATTGTGGAAAGGCAATTTCTATATGATACATCTTCAAAGTAACAGGTGAAGAGGTGACATTGGAAAAGTAGTGTTACTCCCCAGAATTTTTAAATGTACATTCTACTGACACCGAGCTGTTTGTGTGGCTAAACTCTGAGAGAGCCTCGCTACCTTGCACAACATGTTTATATGGGACAAACAGGGTTTATACTAAAGGGTCCTTTTCCTTTTTCTACCTTTTAATGCTGTACCCCTTTTTTCCAACAGAGGGCAGTGTTTCAGACAGTCCTGCCCAGCCTAGCTCAGCCCCTGGATCCATCAACAACAGCACCTGAACACCCATTCTTCAGTTCCCCCTTCTCCtggcttctcccctcccccccccccccccccccccgccttcccacccccccaacTCTCATCTCCTAGCTCCCTTCTGGCTCCAAACTTCCTATTACGACTCTCATGTCAACACTCACCAACACAGTCATTTCCCCCAGGTTATTTAACAGGTTTGGGTGTAAACACGGTTCTAGTGCttatctgtctgtgtccctgtaggAGGGTGGGGTAGTTCTGATGCTCACAGTGGGGTTCATTAAATAGGGTTCATTAATAAGTAGGCTCAAGGAATGTGTTCATCTGCTCATCCAACACACCAGCTTAGTGAACCTGTCCCTAAGACTACAACAGTGCTGGTTGAGGCAGTTGTGTATGACAGCAAAGTTTATATTTCTTTGGTAGATCAAACCCTGGGGGGAACACTGTATTAAGAATCTCTGCTAATAGATTatactttgtttttttgttttattctcaaattgttatgttttatttattcaatCCCTGCTTTGTTTTCATTAGAGCTGGTGTTGTGGCCGGAGATACTGGGCTGGGGGAAGTCTGTCAGGTTTCTTTCTATGACAGATATCGACAATCTTCCTTTTTTTGTAA harbors:
- the gsk3ab gene encoding glycogen synthase kinase 3 alpha b isoform X2, which produces MSGSGRPRTSSFAEPPGAPGAAAAIAGSAVAGGSSAGKPGASQASGSSSTGFGNLKLTNSGKVTTVVATPGQGPDRPQEVSYTDIKVIGNGSFGVVYQARLIDSQEMVAIKKVLQDKRFKNRELQIMRKLDHCNIVRLRYFFYSSGEKKDEVYLNLVLDFVPETVYRVARHFNKAKTTIPIIYVKVYMYQLFRSLAYIHSQGVCHRDIKPQNLLVDPETAILKLCDFGSAKQLVRGEPNVSYICSRYYRAPELIFGATDYTSNIDIWSAGCVLAELLLGQPIFPGDSGVDQLVEIIKVLGTPTREQIREMNPNYTEFKFPQIKAHPWTKVFKPRTPAEAISLCSRLLEYTPVTRLSPLEACAHAFFDELRQPSARLPSGRDLPLLFNFSPVELSIQPQLNSTLIPPHARAQTSPASHEGSVSDSPAQPSSAPGSINNST
- the gsk3ab gene encoding glycogen synthase kinase 3 alpha b isoform X1; the encoded protein is MSGSGRPRTSSFAEPPGAPGAAAAIAGSAVAGGSSAGKPGASQASGSSSTGFGNLKLTRDSGKVTTVVATPGQGPDRPQEVSYTDIKVIGNGSFGVVYQARLIDSQEMVAIKKVLQDKRFKNRELQIMRKLDHCNIVRLRYFFYSSGEKKDEVYLNLVLDFVPETVYRVARHFNKAKTTIPIIYVKVYMYQLFRSLAYIHSQGVCHRDIKPQNLLVDPETAILKLCDFGSAKQLVRGEPNVSYICSRYYRAPELIFGATDYTSNIDIWSAGCVLAELLLGQPIFPGDSGVDQLVEIIKVLGTPTREQIREMNPNYTEFKFPQIKAHPWTKVFKPRTPAEAISLCSRLLEYTPVTRLSPLEACAHAFFDELRQPSARLPSGRDLPLLFNFSPVELSIQPQLNSTLIPPHARAQTSPASHEGSVSDSPAQPSSAPGSINNST